CTCAATCCATCAATGATAGACAGCCTCCATCAAACCTAAATTTATGGACCCAGCAGATACTTAAGTTTGTGGGGAGTGAAGGCTGGTCCAGCTCTTCCAGGCTGCTGCTGCTCGGAGTAAgtagggtgggggcagagggtgaAAAAGGGACCTGGTTTTGAGAGACCAGATAATCAGATTCCAGAGCAAAGTCCCAAGGAAAAGTGGTGGCTTTGGGCTGGAATTGgggccccttccttccttcctttcttccttccttcctttcttccttccttccttctttccttccttccctccctccctccctttttttgacaaagtctcactatgtaacccaggttggcctccaacttgagattctcctacctcagccttccaagtgttgagattataggcgtgcacAACAAGCTACTGAGGGGCTCTTGTCCTCAGCAACTGGGATCTGGTTACCCCAACTCTGCAGGTGGAAGAGAGCTTGGGAAGCCTCATATGTGAGAGGTCAGGAACTCAGGGCCACTGAGGATGGAGTTGGCTCCATCCTTCACCCTTGTTCTTCAGCAGATTTGTCTGACCTGAAGCTTCCTAGTTCCTTGACTGTGGACACAGGGTGAGGGCTAGGGTGTGGGTGACCAGAGGAGAAGGGAAGTTGCCTAGGGAGCTAAGCTTAGTGATGGGAAGGTAAGTTAAGGAGAAGACAGATCTGTGATTTCCTGTCGCAGGCTCCAGCACCATGACAGTTTCATACACCCTCAAAGTGGCAGAGGCACGCTTTGGAGGCTTCTCCAGCCTGCTCCTTCGCTGGAGGGGCAGCATCTACAAGCTTCTCTACAAAGAGTTCCTGGTCTTTGTGGCCCTGTATGCCATGCTCAGCATCACATACCGGTGAGGGTGGCTCTTAGCGCTGGCCTGTGGGGGCCTAAGTAACCTACTTCCCCCAACACAGGCCTACACCTGATCTCCCCTAGGTTACTGCTGACCCAGGAGCAGAGGCACGTGTATGCCCAGGTGGCTCGATACTGCAACCGTTCTGCCGACCTCATCCCCTTGTCCTTTGTACTGGGTGAGCCCCTGTTCAGGATACCAAGTTCTCTCTGGTATTCTGACCATCTTCCCTGATCTGAGGCTTGAGTTAACAGTGCTGGACAACACAACCTGAAGTCAACCAGTGAAGGCACAGCAGGCATAGGGGCTCCATCGAGGGCTTCCCCAGGATTTGTTCCTGCCTATCACTTGCTGGACCCTCTCTCTACTCTGCACAGACACAAGACACCTGCTGGCCTCATAACCCCAGGGTGCCAGCCCTCCCTCCACCCTCATGGGAAACAGGTCCCATTACCAGGCCTTGAATGCCTACTTCTCTTACCTGGAGGTTTGCACTCTTCCTTCCTGTCCTGTCCCAGCAAGGGGTGGAGCCAAAGGAAGAGACAGGGTCCTGGAGTCGAATGTGTCCTCTCCCCACAAGGTTCAAGGCGTGCACGGGTTCTCTGATTAGGGGAAGGGAGCATGGTCCTTTGACTCCCAGCCCCTCCGTGTTCCCTTTCTGTTCCTACGGCGGCCCGCCAGGTTTCTATGTGTCTTTGGTGGTCAACCGCTGGTGGTCTCAGTATACAAGCATCCCGTTGCCAGACCAGCTGATGTGCGTCATCTCGGCCAGCGTGCACGGCGTGGACCAGCGTGGCCGCCTGCTACGCCGCACTCTCATCCGGTATGCCAACCTGGCGTCGGTGCTGGTGCTGCGCTCGGTGAGCACTCGCGTGCTCAAGCGCTTCCCCACCATGGAGCACGTGGTGGACGCAGGTGCGCGGCCCGCCGGAGACCCTGGGGACCACCGAATATAGGTGTCCCGTTGAGGGAGTTTTGGGACAGGAGCCTCCCGGGATCTAGAGGTCTAACCCCACCATGGAGGCTCCAGGGCGGCGAGTCTGGGACGGCGGGTGGATGCAAGGCAAGGTAGCTATAGGCTGCTCCCCCTGGCGGCAGAAGCCTCTGTACCCCATCACTTCATCCTGCCAGGTTTCATGTCACAGGAGGAGAGGAAAAAGTTTGAGAGCTTGAAATCTGACTTCAACAAATACTGGGTCCCCTGCGTCTGGTTCACTAATCTGGCGGCCCAGGCCCGCAGGGATGGGCGAATCCGTGACGACATtgctctctgtctccttctgGAAGTAAGTCACCCTGGGATCAGGCCTCTTGGAACCTCCTCCCTCTAGCTATGCAAACGAATAGTAATTTCAGTACTTAACATTTATATGGCGCAAACTATGTAACCCACCTGTATCTTGGAAGCCCGCAcctatattaactcatttagcCCCCAAACAACCCTTGAGAAAGGTACtattatcacacacacaccattcacagatgaggaaactgaggcacagagtggaAAAGCCTATCACAGGCACCCCAACCTTACAAAACACTTGAGAGCAGACCTAGCTCAGACCAAGCTTCAGGGCTGCTTTATGCTGGGCTCCCCTCCACTGACCTCCTCTTCCTGCTGTTCCACCAGGAGCTGAACAAGTACCGTGCCAAGTGCAGTATGCTGTTCCACTATGACTGGATTAGCATCCCCCTCGTCTACACCCAAGTAACTGCTTCTCACCTCCCCAGCCCCAGTGCCTACTGATGTCCCCTGCTGTGTGAGATATGGAGAATTAGAGATGTCCTTGCCCCAGCCAGTTCAGTCCTGTGAGGCACTGAACAGCCAAGGGCTCATCCTCAAAATGTCCCCCCACCCCTCCAAGATGACCCTATTCCCACTGGTGCCTCCACCCTACTACATGTTTTAATTACTTGTCAGGCTCCCCCAGATCTTCAGAAACAGGGAGGACATCTCTTTCTGTCCCGCTGCACCGTACTGTGGGCCTGGCTTTGCCTCCTCCAGGTGGTGACCATAGCTGTATACTCCTTCTTTGCCCTTTCCCTGGTTGGACGCCAGTTTGTTGAGTCTGACGCAGGGGCTGTCAAACCTCAAGAACTTGAGCCAGCCCTGGGGGACCTGGACATGTACGTTCCTCTCACCACATTGCTGCAATTCTTCTTCTACGCTGGCTGGCTCAAGGTGGGCACTTAGGATGGTTATGACAGCATGTTCTGTAGAGATGTGGGCACAGATAGCATAATCACAACCCAATGCTGGGGACAGAGAGTCGGGGCTCTGGGCTCAGAAGACACTGTCTCTGCAACTTACAGGTGGCTGAACAGATCATCAACCCCTTCGGTGAAGATGATGATGACTTTGAGACTAATCAGCTCATAGACAGGAACTTGCAGGTGTGGGGGAGAGGGCCTAAGGCCAGCTACTTTGGCTCCCTTTCCTGGATAGCTCTCAGCCCAAGTGTGGAGAGGAAAATCCTGGTAACCTGATGCCTGCCTTTCTGCTGGCCCAGGTGTCCCTGCTATCCGTGGATGACATGTACCAGAATCTGCCCCCCGCTGAGAAGGACCCATACTGGGATGAGGACCAGCCGCAGCCGCCCTACACTGTGGCCACAGCGGCTGATTCACTGCGGCCTTCCTTTCTGGGCTCCACCTTCAACCTGCGGTAAGTGGCCATCGCTAGCAAAGGCTAGACTTGAGCCAGTCCCCCGTGTCCGCTTGGATTCAAGTTTCGCCCTGGCCGCCCTACCGCCCTCAGCATGAGCGACGACCTCGAGCAGAGCGTGCAGGTGGAGGCGTCCCCGAGGTTGGCTCCGCCCGTGGCCGCCGCGCAGACCCCGCTACTTGGTCGCTTCCTGGGCGCAGGTGCGCCCTCACCCGCCATCAGTCTCCGGAACTTCGGCCGCGCGCGCGGTGCTCCCCGGACCCCACATCTGCTGCGTTTCCGGGCCGAGGACGGCGGCGACCCCGAGGCTGCGGGCCGCATTGAAGAGGAGGAGGTGGTAGCCTCCGAAGACGAGGTCCTGGAGTCCTGAGGCTCTGGTCTGTCTGCCCAAGTAGGATAGACGGCCGGCATGGAGGACAAGTAGCTTCCTCGTTGCTAGGGGGCGGGGGAGAGGGCCTAGGCCAGTGGTCCATAACTTCAGCATCACCGAAGGTCTCggcacccctccccctccttgcCTTTCTGATGCCTTGGATTTGGGATGGGGCTCAAGACGCGGTATCTCCGAGTTCTTAGACgatgctgtgctgctgggctGGGGTGGAAGCTTGAGTCATACGTGAAAACGTGTTTGGAAAGGTTTATTTCCTTCATCACTTTATAAGGTGTACTGGCACAAAGGAACTTTTTTTGAGCGCTACTGGGTGGTTGAACTCAGGTTCTGGTGCTCTTTAGgcagctgttctaccacttgtTATTTATCAGCTACTGAAACCTTTGTTAACGCTTGTGTCTGCTTACAATgagaatatattcatttattactTGTGGAATTACAACTTGAAGATCGAATTTACGATTTGAACAATAGGATGTAGATGAAATAGTTTGGGAATCTACTGAGCTCCTCTCCTCTAAGATTCCTTCTAAGTTCCAGCGTCCACCTAAAGAAACTGAATGGCAAAACTAAGGCCAACTAATGTCAGAACAGAGGGAGGAAATAGGGTGAAGACTGCAGCCCCTGGAGCACCGTTCATCAAAGATTCTTGTACGTTACACAAGTGCTCTAGTGATGCCAAGATGAGCTTCAAATTCATAAATCTCCTACCTcttcttcctgaatagctggtattacaggtatgcacttGGTGCCAAGTTTCACTCTACCTAAGATTCTAATGCTAGCTTTGCCTCTTTCCTTGTGACGCTGAACATTTCTAAGCTCCAATTTCCAAATAGATACTGCAGAGACAGCACTCCAGCGGTTGGgatattttgctaatttttttattttcacagtattggattaactcagggcttccaaacatttttgtttttggaagagtcttgttttttttttttgctgggaatGGATATATTTACATCTTTTCCCCATAGGTGGGATGATAAGCACATGCCAGTGGCCTGGAAACATGATCTTGAGTATCAGCctatagctgtttttttttttttttttttggtgctcagTGGTAAGGAGCTCATGCTCAAGGTTCTGGTGTGAACCCTATAGTCCTCCGCTCTACCAGCTGAGCTATGGAAGGAAGTGTTGGTGTGAAccctagaataaaaaaaaaaaaacctaaataaaaaaagaaccctctGCTCCTATTGGTAAAAGTCTGTAATGTAGCCAAGCTGAAGAACCAActagatttttaaattctttggctcttgaaataccttacttgtgccaggtgccagtgtctcacacctataattctagcttccCAGGaggagagatcaagaggatggccatttgaagccagccctggacaaatagttcatgagaccctatctctggggaagaaaaaaaaataaatcacaaaacagggctggcggagtgctAGCTGTATGAGCATGTGGTTATCAAGTGTGAGGGTGTAAGTTCAACTCAatgggagacaaaaaaaaaaaaaaaaaaagctaggtgtggtggtgcttgcctgttaCCCCAGTGACAGCAAGAAGCCTATAATAGGATCCTGGTCCAGGACAGtctggattaaaaagcaaaaccctgtctccaaatacaaccagaacaaaatagcctggagttgtggctcaagcagtagggcacctgactagcaagtgcaaagccctgagtacaacccccagtactgccagaaagagaaattaaaagggaaaagcTACCATCTCATTATTATTAACCTGAGAGTACAGAAAACACCAAGTATTCAGACAGCATGAATGTAGGATGTAGAACAATAAACACCTTTATTACAGAAGCATGGATGATGACTTATTTGCCTTTCCGGGCCTTGATCTTCCTCAGATAGAATTCCAGTTCCTTGCCCTCTAGCACATAGCCATCTGCTCGGCCACACTGGCCTGGCCTGGATGCAATACAGGCTGCAAAAGAGTGTATGCTTGTTAGCAACAAAATGACAAAGGTCTCAGCCAACTTATCTATCCCCTTACATCATACCCTGGGAGAGATATGAAGCCCACTGTCTCCTCAGATATACTTTATCATCACTTAAAGTCAGTAGCAGAACTGGACAAAGTTTTCATCACTGAGACAGTTTCTTCAACCCGGGTGTGAACTTTCCCAAATACCCCCAAAACTCAAGAGACCCTTCCTATCCCATTTCTTCTTCACACCAAGCATAACAAAATACTTCCATTTGTGCTTGTATTGTGTTATTAAAATCTCCTAGTGATACCAGGTAGATTacaggtggcttatgcctgtaatcctagctacttgggaggctgatatcggGAGGGTTGCGATTTGAGGACAGGCCAGAATAAAGAGGGAAGCGCTGAGCTCAAAAACTCCAGTCcctagggctagcagagtggctcaagtggtagagtgcctgccgagcaagtgtgagacctggaGTTCAAGTCCCACTACTGTCCAAAACCAAAAACTCCAGTCCCAAAATTGGCAAACTGAACCTTCCAGACCAAAGGTAGTCAAATAAACCCAAGAAAGGGCAAGATGTGGCAAGCAGGCCTCATCTTTGTGACTCCCAGTTCCCCAATCCCAAAAGTCATCTCACCAAGAAGCTTGCCCTGCTGGAACTGCTCCTCCAGAAGACTGCTGATTTtggcattctttttcctttcgtcatatttcttttgaattttctttgaacGCTTTTTGTTTAAAATCTCTTCCTCCTCAGGGGTCTGAATAAAGAGAAGATAGAAATATTAGCTCAGGAAAGCAAGGTTATCAGAGCTTTCTAGAACCCTGCACATCCAAAAGCCTGATGTTATCACCAAAGGCATTCATCTTTTCAGCAACAGAGGACTTTCACCACAAGGCTCCAGTCAGGCATCCCACCCTTACACCCCTATAGGAAGGAACACGCACCAGCTTGGCCCCCTTCTTGCGGCCCAGGGGCAGTGCATAGTGGGACTCGTACCACTGTCGGTACGGTGTGCTGTCAATGAGCACGATGCAGTTCTTCACCAGGGTCTTTGTGCGGACCAGCTCGTTATTGGATGCATTGTAGACAACATCAATGATCCTTGTTTTGCGAGTGCAACCTGCTCACGAGAGAAATTCAGAATCCAGGAGCTGGGGATGTTACTTATTAAGAGCATGTGCCTAGAATGCACAGTACCtagatttgattcccagcaccaaacaaaaccaatgaaACAGACTTCCCCCAAACCCCAAAATTAAGGCATGAAAACCAGAGGTCAGCTGGCCTTGCCTCATACCTCTCCAGGATCGACTCCCCACAGAGCCCTTACCCAGCCATGGGCATCAGTTCCTCTTGGGCTGGGGATGAAGCTGTGGCAGAACCCTTCTACCATGCTTGAGATCCTggcttctatccccagcaccaaaaaaacccaaaagaaaaccaaacccaCATCATTTCATAAATGTAGCCCAAAATTTGAACGCTGATAGGGCAAAGCTGAGGACAAAGGGCTGTTACTCAAGTGGCACGGCTCCTGTACAGCACAGAGAGCACAGTTAACCTATCTACTCCCTTCAAAAGTTCAAACTGGTCCTGATGTCCTAGGGGCGCCCGCTGTCTCCTCAGACATACTTTATCATCACTTAACTCAGTAGCAGAACTGGACCAAGTTTTCATCACTTAGACAGCTCCCTCAGCCCCTCAACCTCAGTCTGTGTttcaaagaaactctagaaccttcttaaaaaaaaaaaagtgactgcgAACCACTTTTTAAATCAGTCCCAGTCCCCTCCCCATTTAAGGTTGTGGTAGTATGAGACAGTCTAGGCGAAGATAACTTTCTGGCTACCTCAAGGCCTTTCCAAAGAAAAAACTTCAAGTACTCACACTCAGAGCCCCAGGAGAAGTTCCCCACATCCAGCCTCAGAGCGCGATACTTCTTGTTGCCTCCTCTAACTCGGACTGTGTGTATACGTCGAGggccaatctggaaaaaaaaaaaaaaaaaaaggaaaaaagaattaagctatcaaagagagaaaaggaggggagCCTGGGCTGGATAGAGGTAACAGTCAGTGTAACTATGACAAGTCCTTGCATTGGCAAGTGGCAAACAGTTGACCAAGACGGCCATAACACCACGCCTAAGGATACTTTTTCATCACTCTAGTTACCTCGAAAAGCAACAAAATCACCAGGCTTCTCTATCACGACAGGAGCCCACCCCTTCAGGCGCCCTTTGAGTCCTAATATCTGTTTTCATtagaccctaaaaaaaaaaaaccataaaagatacaCGCAGAAACCCAACCATGCTGCAGAGCAGAAGGCGACCTCGCGGGGAGGCTCACTCAGGAACCCACCTTAGTGTTGGCAGCAGGGCGTCCCAGCTCATACTTCCGCTTCTTGTGATAGGGCTTTCTCTTGCCCCCAGTCTTGCGGCGCTTGTGCCAGTTGTCCCGAGAGATGCCTATATGTATAAGCGGGGACGGAAGCTTGAGCCATTGCGACTCGGTGGCGGCTCGCCCACTCCAGATCCGCTGTGCAGAGCGGGCCGCACGCTCAGTTCTCCAAGGTTGGCTTCCCCACTGCACAGTCGGGAGTTTGCAGCATTACCGAGATGTCATCATACACGTGCGGCCGGCCAAGGCCTCCTTCCCGCGGCAGCCATGTTGGTGCCGATTACAGCACGAAGCCCCTGCGGCTGCCGCAGAGAGCGTCGGCAGCCAAAACCCGAGAGCCACCCTTTCTCATAGTTGTCCGAGATAGAGGATAGGGGCAAACGCAATCCTAAAGTGTATGCGGAGCAGGATGGCTCCGGATTGATCTCACCCTCCTCCCCAGTCCCAGAAAAGAGCAACACTCACCCATCGCTCGGCGCTGGCTAGAAAGAGGAAACGCAACGGTTTACGGTCCGGTTTGTGAGACGCTGTCCCGCCCCCTTTACGTCTTTCCGGCCGCCGTGCAAACGAGCCTGGCGCCGCAGGGTGACGTGATTTGCGTTTGTCTGGCCTCTGAGCCGTGGGACTGCCGCGCTACCCGCAAAGGTGGAGCTCCTATAGGGCACATGGAAGCCGGGTTGTGTTGACGTCTTGAAAGGTTTATTTCAGACGCTAGTACCGTAGTAGTTCAGCATGAAATAGGGGTGCGGCAGCGCTGGAAAAGGCTGGACGGCAGTGCAGATGGTGAACTTAGGTTTTGTTTTGAAGGGCTTGGTGATAAATTGAACGTCGGGGTTAAGGGGAGAGAGGTGTCGAAAATTCCTAAATTTGGGGGTAGGAgtgaaggaattaaaaaaaaaaaaaaatcccaaacaggcgctgttggctcatgcctgtaatcctgtctactcaggaggcagagatcaggaggatcgctgtttgaagccagccctctcaaatagttcgtgagaaccCTATCGAAAATACCTAATACGaaaggctggagaagtggctcaaatggtagagcacctgccgaacaagtgtgaggccctgagttcaaactgcagtaccgcaaaaataaatTGGTCACTTGGATGAATGTTGGTTCCGTTTACCAAGGTTGAGTAGACTAAGGTAGCGTAACAGGGACTTACAAACTGCTTTTATTGAAGCGCACTAGCGccttacttgggcccaggaattaaACTAAAGGCAGGAAACATGATTGTGATGtttcttttccatagaaatgtaAGAAATTAATTGAgagtggggaaaatgtaactgagaccacaaaaaggaaaactttttGTGTACCCAGCTTGCCTGATGGCCAGTTTGTTAATTAATCTGACATTTCTTGTCTTCTTTGTTTACATGGTGGAGAGTCCAAAGTTAACTCTCTTTGCTCTTCAGTTAGACCAGGCAGCTCTCTACCCCTGTCTCTTAGTGACCAACAGAGCAGTAAACCTGCCAGCCAAGACATTCAGCTTCAGAGAAGTGGCGTTGAACACCTGGAGAATCAAGGTCAGCTGCCATGGTGAACATGCATCTGGTCATGCAGTCAAGCTGAGCCCTGAACTGCCCTTTAAAAGCTGAGcatttggactggtggagtggctcaagtggtagagaacctgcctagtgagcataaggccctgagttcaaccaaaataaaataaaaggtggacattttctctcagaagtaggAGGCAGAGCTTTGAGGGGTTGGCTCTCCCTGTTCTCCTCTTTGATGAATAAtgaaccttatttccttttcctcaaaaccctgctcttgtTATTTATAAATTGTAAGTCAGCATTGAGGCCAGGTAACAGTAGATGTTATGCACATGCTCATTTTGAGGTCCACTTGAATCACAAgtggatatttttttttctttttcatgtctggTCATCCTTACAGAAAAAGATGTTACTTCTGGAATCCTTGGTATATAAGTGGTGATTAAAACCACCAAAGTGAAGGGAATCTGGGGAGAGAGCATAATGGAGAGGTTGGCAACGTTTTATGAAGAGTAAATAGCTGttgcaccagtggcttatgcctgtaatcctagttatttgggaggctgaggtcaagaGGGTcatggttccaagtcagcctgggcaaatagctctggAGCCTCCATCTCTAACATAACCAGAGTAAAATCAGCTGGagacatgggtcaagtggtagagtatatgTTTTGTAaacttgaaaccctgagttcaaaccccaatccctccaaaaagaaaaaaaaaaaaagagtaagtatTATAGGCACAACTATTTCAACTCACTTGTCTCTCTGAAAGCAGCTATAGATAATAGTAAGtggctgtgtgccaataaaactggATAGTGggatttgaatttcatgtaatttttgtgtATTATGTGTTAAGTAATTATAAGAGGACATTGTTTTCAACTAATTTACTGTACTAAGGACCCAACACACCAGACTAAAAACCAAAATGGagggactgggggtatagctccagtagtacagtgcttgcttgCCATACCTCAGGCAGTTGAgttgaatccccagc
The sequence above is a segment of the Castor canadensis chromosome 7, mCasCan1.hap1v2, whole genome shotgun sequence genome. Coding sequences within it:
- the Best4 gene encoding bestrophin-4, whose product is MTVSYTLKVAEARFGGFSSLLLRWRGSIYKLLYKEFLVFVALYAMLSITYRLLLTQEQRHVYAQVARYCNRSADLIPLSFVLGFYVSLVVNRWWSQYTSIPLPDQLMCVISASVHGVDQRGRLLRRTLIRYANLASVLVLRSVSTRVLKRFPTMEHVVDAGFMSQEERKKFESLKSDFNKYWVPCVWFTNLAAQARRDGRIRDDIALCLLLEELNKYRAKCSMLFHYDWISIPLVYTQVVTIAVYSFFALSLVGRQFVESDAGAVKPQELEPALGDLDMYVPLTTLLQFFFYAGWLKVAEQIINPFGEDDDDFETNQLIDRNLQVSLLSVDDMYQNLPPAEKDPYWDEDQPQPPYTVATAADSLRPSFLGSTFNLRMSDDLEQSVQVEASPRLAPPVAAAQTPLLGRFLGAGAPSPAISLRNFGRARGAPRTPHLLRFRAEDGGDPEAAGRIEEEEVVASEDEVLES
- the Rps8 gene encoding small ribosomal subunit protein eS8, which encodes MGISRDNWHKRRKTGGKRKPYHKKRKYELGRPAANTKIGPRRIHTVRVRGGNKKYRALRLDVGNFSWGSECCTRKTRIIDVVYNASNNELVRTKTLVKNCIVLIDSTPYRQWYESHYALPLGRKKGAKLTPEEEEILNKKRSKKIQKKYDERKKNAKISSLLEEQFQQGKLLACIASRPGQCGRADGYVLEGKELEFYLRKIKARKGK